The following coding sequences lie in one Drosophila sulfurigaster albostrigata strain 15112-1811.04 chromosome 2R, ASM2355843v2, whole genome shotgun sequence genomic window:
- the LOC133836357 gene encoding trimethylguanosine synthase-like translates to MAYQKSKFALTMPETDQVLHTLQSLGITKKEDQPKSNFPKYMENNKKMMRFWYKRYKLFSRFDQGIKLDAESWYSVTPEGVAEEIAQRLACDIVVDAFCGCGGNAIQFAKTCRRVIAIDIDANKLAMAKHNATIYGVADKIEFIYADFLHFASSTRLRADAVFLSPPWGGTNYSREEFDIEKYLLPVGATKMMQYARRISENVGIYLPRSSNIKQVVALAKEKQHREVDMNFLGSSWVAITAYFWDFKF, encoded by the exons ATGGCTTACCAGAAGAGTAAATTTG CTTTGACCATGCCAGAAACGGATCAAGTATTGCACACCTTGCAATCGCTGGGAATTACCAAAAAGGAAGACCAGCCTAAGAGCAATTTCCCAAAGTACATggaaaataacaagaaaatgaTGAGGTTCTGGTACAAGCGCTATAAACTGTTTTCACGATTTGATCAAGGAATTAAGTTGGATGCTGAGAGCTGGTACTCAGTGACACCTGAGGGGGTTGCTGAGGAGATTGCTCAGCGACTCGCCTGCGACATTGTGGTGGATGCATTTTGTGGCTGTGGTGGCAATGCGATACAATTCGCCAAAACCTGTCGTCGTGTTATTGCCATTGATATCGATGCTAACAAATTGGCGATGGCTAAGCATAATGCAACCATTTACGGAGTGGCCgataaaatagaatttatatacGCTGATTTTCTGCATTTTGCTAGCAGCACTCGCTTGCGTGCCGACGCCGTTTTCCTCAGCCCACCTTGGGGAGGAACAAATTATTCAAGAGAGGAATTCGATATTGAAAAGTATCTATTGCCGGTGGGTGCTACGAAAATGATGCAATATGCCAGGCGCATTTCGGAGAATGTCGGAATCTATTTGCCTCGCAGTTCGAATATTAAACAGGTGGTTGCTCTTGCAAAAGAGAAACAACATCGCGAAGTAGATATGAATTTTTTGGGTTCTAGTTGGGTAGCCATAACAGCTTACTTTTGGgattttaagttttaa
- the LOC133836356 gene encoding trimethylguanosine synthase, with the protein MNAHYVSTSRSNPLFYIFAQLFDQTGSIDSCVQQAHLEQSKDAAWLEFWQREGHELLEQKWHKTHPDYKQEIEEATNEQRENWETLWQQHASQLSAHFWHIFTCAFENYANDLLNGLGNIEEVLDNVDEYFTDLNIHQDPDSANSSESDVDEDESYLTANDDPDICDEQQQLKLLGLPTSFGTKVTQKKRRIKPKFQSESDSESDSNQLEMSKDGEKEAALHAVQSRNIKKKKRKRESKIPESLRNNNTMLKYWFKRFSLFSLFDRGIRLDDESWFSVTPEKIAKQIAQRLASDIVVDAFCGCGGNAIQFAKSCRRVVAIDIDANKLEMAKHNAAIYGVADKIEFIHADFLHFASSTRLRADVVFLSPPWGGPNYQKSVFNIEEHLLPVGASQLMQYARRLSDNIGIYLPRSSSIKQVVALSNVGQQCEVEHSYLDTRLVAITAYFGNVIKTETQHSKQEE; encoded by the coding sequence ATGAATGCACATTACGTGAGTACATCACGAAGCAACCCTCTCTTTTACATATTCGCTCAGCTGTTCGATCAAACTGGGAGCATTGACAGCTGCGTGCAGCAAGCGCATTTGGAGCAGTCTAAAGACGCCGCTTGGCTGGAGTTTTGGCAACGTGAGGGACACGAGCTGCTTGAACAAAAGTGGCACAAAACTCATCCAGATTACAAGCAGGAGATCGAGGAAGCCACGAATGAGCAGCGGGAGAACTGGGAGAcgttgtggcagcaacatgcAAGCCAGTTGAGCGCACATTTCTGGCATATATTTACTTGTGCttttgaaaattatgcaaacGATTTGTTGAATGGATTGGGAAATATTGAGGAAGTCCTGGACAACGTGGATGAATACTTCActgatttaaatattcatcaaGATCCAGACAGTGCAAATAGTTCGGAAAGCGACGTGGATGAGGATGAATCATATTTGACTGCTAATGACGATCCCGATATTTGTgacgagcaacagcaattaaAACTGCTGGGATTACCTACATCCTTTGGCACTAAAGTGACCCAAAAGAAGCGCAGAATAAAGCCAAAATTTCAAAGTGAATCTGACAGTGAAAGCGATTCAAATCAATTGGAAATGTCTAAGGATGGAGAGAAGGAAGCGGCACTGCACGCGGTGCAATCTCGCAACattaagaaaaagaaacgcaAAAGAGAAAGTAAAATCCCAGAAAGCCTCAGAAATAACAATACCATGTTAAAATATTGGTTTAAACGTTTCTCActgttttcacttttcgaTCGAGGCATTCGATTGGATGATGAGAGCTGGTTCTCTGTCACCCCTGAGAAGATTGCCAAGCAGATTGCTCAGCGACTTGCTAGCGACATTGTGGTGGATGCATTTTGTGGCTGTGGTGGCAACGCTATACAATTCGCCAAATCCTGTCGACGTGTGGTTGCCATTGATATTGATGCTAATAAATTGGAGATGGCTAAGCATAATGCAGCAATTTACGGAGTGGCCgataaaatagaatttatacACGCTGACTTTTTGCACTTTGCTAGCAGCACTCGCTTGCGTGCCGATGTTGTATTCCTGAGTCCACCTTGGGGAGGGCCGAATTATCAAAAGAGCGTATTCAACATTGAGGAGCATCTGCTGCCGGTCGGCGCCTCACAATTGATGCAATACGCCAGACGTCTTTCGGATAACATTGGCATTTACTTGCCCCGCAGCTCGAGCATTAAACAAGTGGTTGCTCTTTCGAATGTGGGACAACAGTGCGAAGTGGAGCACAGTTATTTGGATACTCGTTTGGTGGCCATAACTGCATACTTTGGCAATGTGATAAAGACTGAGACACAGCACAGTAAACAAGAAGAGTGA